CGGGCGGGCGAGGAGGCGGTTGAACACGCGGTGAGAGACATCGTGTTCGTGGCGAGCAGGATGTACGAGGCAGGGGCTGACGGGGTGGATATCGACACGGTGGGTGCGGCCGGAGACACCGACTTTGCGGCTGCCCTCCGGGCCACCGAGATCCTGAGAAAGAAGTACCCGGACATGTGCATCGAGATGGGCATGGCGGGGGAGTTTATCCTTGGAATGCACGGGGACATAGCATATCGAGGAGTCAGGCTGGCTGGTCTCTACCCCCACGAGCAGGTGAGACTGGCCGAGAAGGCAGGAGCCACCATATTCGGTCCGGTCGTCAATACCGTACCCGGTAAATCTGTTCCAGAGAACATCGCTCGGGCCGTGACGTTGATAAAGGCCTGCGTGGAGGCGAGCGGGATTCCGGTTCATGCCGATATGGGGATGGGGGTCTGTGGGGTTCCCCTCTGCGAAATCCTGCCCGTAGATGCGGTATCCATGGCGTCTCGAGCCATGGTGGAGATCACAAGGTTGGACGGTTTGTAGGTTGGGATAGGGGATCTTATGGGCATGGCCGTGACCCACGCTCTGACTTCTGGAATGGGAGGGATCCGGACCGCCGGAGATCTGGTGGCGAGGATGGAAATCTCCAGGGGCATGAAGATCGATGCGGCAAAGGCCTATGTGGCCGGAAGGCTCGGTGTTTCCGAGGCGGACCTGTCAGATGTCACAAGAATGGGTGAGATCCGCGAGGATCTCAATCTCGGAACCGTGATGTCCCGGTCCGGAAAAGCCCAGGCCATGGAGGCGAAGTTCCACATAGCCGAACTTCTGGGAATCAAGATCAACTCGGTGGAAAGGTTCAAGGAGCGATCCGGCTCGACGCACTAGAGTGGGGAGCCGGCAAAAGGGGCGGCAGCATGCCTACTCTCGCCGGCGGCTCGGGTATTGGGTCTTGCCACCACAACTAGGTCCGGACCGACCCTGCTGGTCTTCTCGATGGTAAAGCCGAGGGCCTGGGTGAGGTTCGCCGTTCCCAGATCTCCCACCGCGTCGATCCCCTCTCCGATGATTTTCGGGCCGATGACTATCAGGAGTCTGTCGACGAGTCTTTCCCTAAAGAGAGAAGTGGCAAGGGCGGCTCCCCCCTCGACGAGAACCGAGGTGATTCCTTCCTGAGACAGGATTGGGAGCGCTGTCCGGAGGTCGACCCTTCCCTGCGGATTCGGGCTCACCGGGATGACCCGTGCTCCCAGCCTTCTTAGATCCTCGATGCTCTTGGCATCGGCCCGCGGAGTGGTGAGAACCGTGGTGAGTGATGGGTTCCCATCCGACAGGACCCTGCTCGTCACGGGGATTCTAAGCCTGCTGTCGACGATTATCCGCCTGGGGTTCCTCCCCCTGACCAACCGCACGGTGAGGCTGGGATCGTCGCTGAGTACCGTGCCGATACCCACCATAACGGCGTCATGAGTCGCACGCCACCTGTGGGCCAGCCTCCTTGAGTCCGGAGAGCTGATCCACTGGGAGCTTCCGTTCTTTGTTGCGATACGGCCGTCAAGGGACTGGGCGATCTTCAGGCTGACCAGGGGAAGGCCGGTTTCGAAGTACTTGAAATGCGGCTCGTTCAAGGCGCGACATGGTCCTTCAAGCACCCCCACGGTCACCCTGACCCCGTGGTCGAGAAGCTTCCTGATCCCCTTGCCCGCGACCAGGGGGTTCGGATCCTCGGTGCCGATGACCACACGGCCGATTCCCTTTTCGATGATGAGGTCGACGCAGGGAGGGGTCTTTCCATAGTGACAACAGGGCTCGAGGGTCACATAGAGGGTGGCCCCCTTGAGTTTTCCTTCCACGGAGCTCAAGGCCTCGGCCTCGGCATGGGGACCCCCGAACCTCCTGTGGTACCCCCGTGCTATGACCTTCTCTCCCCTCACGATCACGGCTCCCACCATCGGGTTCGGGCTTACCCATCCCATTCCCCTGCGGGCCAGGCGAAGAGCCGCCTTCATATACGATTGGTCGTCCAATAGAATCTCCCGGTCGAGCTAGATGAATCGCGACGGTCTTGAAGGACTCTGCCAGATGCCCCCTAACAGTATATACGTGAACCGTGTGGAGATACAAACCGTACGGGTTGAGCGCCGTGGGTGACGCGCCACCGATCGGGTCCCCATACGGGACCATCGTTCGGGGGACTCCTTTTCCGGCAGGACCTGCCGGCCGTATTTCACAGTGCGAGGGCCTGAGGACCGGAGATCAGATCCCTTTCAATCCCCTGAGAGAGAGGGTCGAGATGACCGTTAGGATCCCAAGAGCCAGGATGCCGGTTTCGAAGTTCCATAGGTCCGCCGCCGAGCCGAGAAGAACGGGGGTTACCCCGAGACCGAAGACGACACCCAGGGCAAGCGATCCGCCGGTGAAGGCACTTCTCTCCTCGAAAGTGGTCAGTTTTGAGATACCGAGGAGAGCTACGGGGAAAAAGCCGAGAGAGACGCTAGCCTGGAGGAAAAGCATCCCCACGAGGAGGGGGAAGTTCCAGGCGAGAGCCACTCCGATGGTCGAGGCTCCTGTAATCAGGAAAGCGAGTGCCAGGATCCTCCTTGCCCCGTATCGGTCGGCCATGAAACCCGCCAGAATTGAGACGAAGATACCACCTACTCTCGATGCGCCGAATACCGTGTTGGCCAGTTCTATGGGTATCCCCCTTTCCCTGACGAGGAAGAGGGGTATGATGCTGTAAAGCCCCATGTTGGAGGCGGCGGCGAAAATCCAGAGGACTGCCATCCTCCAGAAGACCGGACGGCGGAAGACGTGGAGAAAACCGGAGCCCGCTCTGTCCCGGGCCCGGGGATCCGGGGAAAACGACCAGAAGAGAAGGGCGCCTGCAAGGCAGGCACCACTCAGGACAGGAAACAGCGCCCTCCACGAAAAATACCGGATACAGACGGCCGCAAGGATCGGTATGAGGAAGATGCTGGTAGAGGCCGCGGTGTCATGGAGGGCGATGACCTTGCCCCATTTTGCCCGGTCAAAGGTGGCGGTAATGATGGGAATGATACTGGGCATATAGATCCCCGTGGAGATTCCGACAAGGAAAAAGAAGCTTGCAAGAGACCAGTAAGAACGCGCCTGGCCCAAAAAAAGGTGAGCTATGGTGACTGCCAGGAATCCTGCCGTGATTGTCCGTTTGTAGCCTACCCGAGGGGCCAGAGATCCGGCCAGCAGGAGCGTCGATGTGTAACCCACGGACAGGAAGAGAAAAAGGCTTCCCGCTCTGGCGTGAGTCAGGTGGAGTTCTTGTTCAAGAATCGGAAGGATCGGAGAGAAGACCGTACGACTTGAGAAGTTGAGAAACCAGAGACCCCAGAATATCAGGAGAAGGAATGTCCTCATGAAACAAGCCGCTCCGTTCACATCAAAGGAAGGCGAATCCCTCAGCCGGGAAGTGCTCTGACAGTATCCTCGGGGTCTTCCGAGGGGATCGGCTCCGCCTCCACGCAGCGGGGATCATGGAAATCGTGAGCCCCCGTCACACCGGGCAACAGGGGCTCTGCATGTCTCGATCGGTCTCTTTTTCAAAGGGAATCCTCCCCACTGCCTGGGTCTGTGAGGATGCCTCTGGTACGAGCCGGGGAGGTCCTGGCGAAAACTATTTGCCGGTAGCCCTCCTCTTGGATGCTTTCAGGGGATTCAACCTCTTGGCCGATCCATTGCCGTTGTTCCTTTTGACATGGGTCGCCAGATTGCACACCCCGAGCCTCCATTTCAGCTCAGGCTCGCAGAAACTGGTACAGTACTGACCAGACGGGTATTCCTTGATACGCTCACACCCGATACAGGCTTCCACCACAGGATAGCACGTTCCACCATTGTAGGAACACCCTGTTTTTTTCCAGAAGACACAGGGGTCCCCTGCCTTGACCGTCTGGCATACTCCACTCATGGCTATCGCCTCCCTTCTGTATTGATCTTGACCGTTCCGAACGGCCGTGCCTGTTTGCAAGAGACAACAAAAAAAATCGAGCCACCCATATGTGGTTATTGAGGCCGGGTAACTCGACCTGAAAGCGGCACCCGTGTCTTGAGGCGAATACCGCTGTGCCCCAACGTATAACAACTCCGCTGGCCTTTGTCAAGGCCGGCAAAGCAGGGTTTTGATGTTTTTCAAGGCGATTTCCCACAAAAATATTCTAGCAGGTGCCGCCCCCGCATATCAACCCACAGCTCAGGGGGAACAGGGGACGGCCGTGCAGGGAATTCTCGCCCTTCCCCACGAACACGAACCACGTCCCACGAACACGAACCACGAACACGAACCACGAACACGAATCACGAACACGAATCACGAACACGAATCACGAACCACGACGTCCCCCCCGCAGTGTCGCTCCGAGACAGAGGTGTACTCCAAGGGTCAGGAGGCTCCACCTGACTTTCTTCTTGACAATTATTAGGAGGTGAAATATATATTCACTATTAGTAAAGCTGAATTAACCATGGATAATACAATGCCATGGAAGGGAAGATTCATCAGAGAATCCGGGACTACAGGAAGCTCAAGGGCCTGACCCTGAAGGAGCTTGCAGAGAGGGCCGGTTGCACCCAGTCCTACATTTCTCAGCTCGAGAAGAGGACCACCATGCCTTCGCTTTCCATGGTGGGTAAGCTCGCCAGAGCTCTGGACGTTAACGTGGTGGATCTGTTTGCAGACCCACCCGAGGAATCCCAGAAGGATTGGCACCTGCCAAAGGAAGAAAGGAGGATCATAGAGTACCCCGGAGGCAAGGTCTTGAGCCAGATGTTGGTTTCAAGAATCACGACGAAGAAGATGGAACCCCTTATCAGCGTCGTCGAACCTGGTGGAGGGTCTGACAGGGTTGAGCCCGGTGAGAGGTCCGGACACCCGGAGAAGATCTCCCATCCCCGGGGCACCGAGGAGTTCGTCCTTGTTCTCAAGGGGGGAATCGACTTTCAGATCAACGGAAAGACCTTGATTCTCCGGGAAGGCGATACACTCTACTTCGATGGGAATCGACCCCATTGCTGGGTCAACAACGGGACGGAGGCCGCTGAAGTCCTCTTTGTGTTCAGCCCCCCCACATGGTAGGGGCCGGAGAGGGAGAGACTCGTAAGTTTGAGCCTGCCAAAGGCGCAAGAAAGGATGCTGGGAAATGGAAGAGGGAAAATACCACGTTTTGGGAAGGGATTTTCCAAGGAAAGACGGTATTGCCCGGGTTACGGGGAGAGAGATCTACCCCTCTGACATGTACCTCGAGGGAATGCTTTACGGGCGGATACTCCGGAGCCCCTACCCGCATGCCCGGGTCAAGAGCATCGACTTTTCCGAGGCCGAGAAGATGGGGGCGGTATGCCTGAGTTTCCAGGATGTGCCGAAGAAGTATTACAACGTCCGCCAGGTTTCCATCCCCAGGAGCACCTTCAAGGACTGGCAGGTCCTGACGGACCACATGAGGCAGATCGACGATGCTTTCGGTGCCGTGGCCGCGGAGACACAGGAACTGGCCGCCAAGGCGGCCGAGGCGGTACGGGTGGAGTGGGAGGTGCTGCCCTCGTACATGACTATGGATGAAGCCCTGGCGGCCGAGGAAGACCTGATCCACGAGAAGGTTTATCTGGAAGACAGGGAGATCATCATAGAGCACAACATAGCCTGCACGAGGGAGGTCGTAGAGGGGGACGTCAACGAGGGTTTCAAAGAAGCGGATGTCATCGTGGAGAATGAATTCGTCACTTCCCGGGTGTACCATGCCCAACTCGAACCCAAGTCCTGTGTGTGTCGGCCCGAGCCGGACGGGGGTGTTACCGTCTGGCCTTCAACCCAGACAATCCACAACACCCGGCTGCTCATAGGCGAGATCTTCGATATCCCCTTGAACAAGGTAAACGTGGTACGTATTCCTGTGGGAGGACATTTCGGCTCTGGAATCCATACCAATCCGGTGAATCTCATCACCGTTGCCCTGGCCTTGAAGGCGGGCCGCCCGGTAAAGATAATCCATTCCAGGGAAGAGGATATGTATGACCATGCCAAGTATCCCACCCGCTATACCCTGAAAATCGGTGCAAAGAGGGATGGGACCCTCGTGGCAGGTGAGATGAAGGCCTATGTGGACATAGGCTCTCACCACGTTCAGGCCCTGGCTTTTCTGGGGGTTCTGGCAGGCTGGTGGCATTCCCTGTACAGGTTGCCGAACATGAAGTACGAGGGCATGGCGATCTATACCAACAAGGCGCCTGCCTGTGCCATGCAGGGATATGGTGCCCCGCAGGTGACCTTCGGGGTTGAGACCACGATGACCATGCTTGCGGAAAAGCTCGGTATGGACCCGATCGAGTTGCGGGTGAAGAACTACGTAGGGCTGGGAGAGGTCTTCTGGGGCCAGGGTCCCACCATTCGCTCGGTCATTCATTCCGACGGGGTCAAGGAGCTTCTTTTCAAAGGAGCAGAGCTAATCGGGTACAAGGATCGGGGAGACCCGAAGACCAAGACCGGGCGGTTCAGGAGGGGGATCGGTTTTGCCAGGGGTTTTCATACCTCCGGCACGGGTGCCCCGGTTCCGGGTGAGGTCAAGGACTATTCCACCGCTCAGGTCAAGGTCAACGAAGACGGTTCGATCGACGTCCTGACGGCTCTGATGGATCACGGGGGAGGGACCCTGGATGCATTGGCCAAGCTGGTGGCCGAGGAGTTCGGAGTACCCTTTGAAAAGGTGGGGGTCTCTCCGGCCGATACGCGTTCAACCGGCTACGACGTGTGTACCCATGCCACCCGCGGGGTTTACTGCGGAGGTGGGGCTGTCCTCGAAGTCGCCAGGGACGCAAAGAACGTCCTCCTGGGCTATGCCTCAAGGATTCTGGATGCGCCGGTGGCCTCCCTGAAGATCCGGCCCGATGAGGAGCAAAAACAGGGAGTGATCTATGTGGAGGGAATGCCGGAAAAGCATCTGACCATACGAGAGGTGGCACAGACCGCCATGAACAAGAACTGGGGGACTGCGATCGCATCCAAGAGCGTGCGTATGGTCAACTGCCCCCCATGTTTCACCACTTACTATGTCCAGGTTTTGGTCGACATGGAGACGGGTCGGGTGAAGATCGAAAAGGTGGTGGCCGGGAGCGACGCTGGGACGGTTATCAATCCCACCCTGGCCCGGGGACAACTCCACGGCGGATTCTACCGGGGTGCGGGGATGGCCTTGGTGGAGGACGCCGAATACGACGAGAAGACGGGGAAACTCCGGTGCAACGGCCTTCTGACCGAGTACAAGATGCTGGGAGCCGCGGACCTTCCGGATCCTGAAGACGTCCAGACCTTCTTTGCAGGTACTCGGGAGCCCACCGGCCCGATGGGAGCCAAGGGCATCGGCGAATCCGCTTTGAATCCGGTGGCGGCTGCGGTGGCTTTGGCCATACAGAACGCCACGGGCATCTACTTCACCAAGTTGCCGATCCGACCGGAGGATATCTTTGAGGCCGTATTGGGAGATTGAGGAGGGAAGGAACCATGTCTAATTCCCAGGTTATAACCCATGACTTCGATTACTACAGCCCTAAGAGTGTCACAGAGGCTCTCGATATTCTCAAGATGCCCGGGACAAGGGCTCTTGCGGGGGGAACCGACGTATTGAACGAGATCAAGACCGGCGGAGACAAACCCGGGGCTCTGGTGTACATCATGGGCATAAAGGAACTGGACTTCCTCGTATGGGAAGGAGGGCTGAAGATCGGGGCGACCACCCTGTTTTCCACTCTTGAGGAGGACCAGGGCATAAGGGAGAAATACCCGGCTCTCCACGACGCAGTGAAGAGTATGGGGGCCGTGCAGATAAAGAACCTGGCCACCCCGGCCGGAAACCTATGCACGGCTTCTCCAGGGGCGGACTCTGCTCCACCGCTGATGGCATTGAACGCCCAGGTGGAGATAAGTACGAAGAACGAAAAAGGCGAGATCGAGCGCAGGAACGTTCGCGTGGAGGATTTCTTCACCGGACCTAGGAAGACGGTGCTTCAGCCCGGGGAGCTGATAACCGCCATCTCTATTCCCGAGCCTTCTCCGGAATCGGGCTCGGCTTTCAGGAAGATCGCGCGGGTCACGCTGAGCATAGCCAAGATAAACTGCGCCGTCTACGTGGTCCGGGACGGCGATACCTGTGCGGAGGTGCGGGCCGCCCTTGGAGGTGTGGCACCAAAACCGGTCCGTGCCTCCAACTTCGAGAAGGCCCTTGCTGGTCAAAAGCTCAGCGAGTCTTCCCTGGCACGGGCTGCAGAGGCATTGAGCGAAGACATTTCTCCGAGGAATGCCCGGTCCACGGCGGCTTACAAGAGACATGCCGCTTCCTTCCTGATCCGGGATGTCTTCGAGGCTGCATGGGAAAGGTCTGGAGGGGAGGTGGCAAAGTGAAGATACCCATCGTTCTCAAGGTCAACGGGAAAGAGTATCGACTGGAGGTGAAGCCGAACGAGATCCTGCTCAATGTGCTGCGGGACAGACTCCACCTGACAGGAACCAAGTACGGGTGCGGTATCGGAGAGTGCGGCGCCTGTATCGTCCTCAGGAACGGCAAGGCCATCGCCTCCTGCCAGACCCTGGCGGTTTCGCAAGACGGCCAGGAGATAACCACCATCGAGGGGCTGGCAAAAGACGGGAAGCTTC
This window of the Deltaproteobacteria bacterium genome carries:
- the ribD gene encoding bifunctional diaminohydroxyphosphoribosylaminopyrimidine deaminase/5-amino-6-(5-phosphoribosylamino)uracil reductase RibD; amino-acid sequence: MKAALRLARRGMGWVSPNPMVGAVIVRGEKVIARGYHRRFGGPHAEAEALSSVEGKLKGATLYVTLEPCCHYGKTPPCVDLIIEKGIGRVVIGTEDPNPLVAGKGIRKLLDHGVRVTVGVLEGPCRALNEPHFKYFETGLPLVSLKIAQSLDGRIATKNGSSQWISSPDSRRLAHRWRATHDAVMVGIGTVLSDDPSLTVRLVRGRNPRRIIVDSRLRIPVTSRVLSDGNPSLTTVLTTPRADAKSIEDLRRLGARVIPVSPNPQGRVDLRTALPILSQEGITSVLVEGGAALATSLFRERLVDRLLIVIGPKIIGEGIDAVGDLGTANLTQALGFTIEKTSRVGPDLVVVARPNTRAAGESRHAAAPFAGSPL
- a CDS encoding MFS transporter, with the protein product MRTFLLLIFWGLWFLNFSSRTVFSPILPILEQELHLTHARAGSLFLFLSVGYTSTLLLAGSLAPRVGYKRTITAGFLAVTIAHLFLGQARSYWSLASFFFLVGISTGIYMPSIIPIITATFDRAKWGKVIALHDTAASTSIFLIPILAAVCIRYFSWRALFPVLSGACLAGALLFWSFSPDPRARDRAGSGFLHVFRRPVFWRMAVLWIFAAASNMGLYSIIPLFLVRERGIPIELANTVFGASRVGGIFVSILAGFMADRYGARRILALAFLITGASTIGVALAWNFPLLVGMLFLQASVSLGFFPVALLGISKLTTFEERSAFTGGSLALGVVFGLGVTPVLLGSAADLWNFETGILALGILTVISTLSLRGLKGI
- a CDS encoding PxxKW family cysteine-rich protein, giving the protein MSGVCQTVKAGDPCVFWKKTGCSYNGGTCYPVVEACIGCERIKEYPSGQYCTSFCEPELKWRLGVCNLATHVKRNNGNGSAKRLNPLKASKRRATGK
- a CDS encoding helix-turn-helix domain-containing protein, translated to MEGKIHQRIRDYRKLKGLTLKELAERAGCTQSYISQLEKRTTMPSLSMVGKLARALDVNVVDLFADPPEESQKDWHLPKEERRIIEYPGGKVLSQMLVSRITTKKMEPLISVVEPGGGSDRVEPGERSGHPEKISHPRGTEEFVLVLKGGIDFQINGKTLILREGDTLYFDGNRPHCWVNNGTEAAEVLFVFSPPTW
- a CDS encoding xanthine dehydrogenase family protein molybdopterin-binding subunit; the encoded protein is MEEGKYHVLGRDFPRKDGIARVTGREIYPSDMYLEGMLYGRILRSPYPHARVKSIDFSEAEKMGAVCLSFQDVPKKYYNVRQVSIPRSTFKDWQVLTDHMRQIDDAFGAVAAETQELAAKAAEAVRVEWEVLPSYMTMDEALAAEEDLIHEKVYLEDREIIIEHNIACTREVVEGDVNEGFKEADVIVENEFVTSRVYHAQLEPKSCVCRPEPDGGVTVWPSTQTIHNTRLLIGEIFDIPLNKVNVVRIPVGGHFGSGIHTNPVNLITVALALKAGRPVKIIHSREEDMYDHAKYPTRYTLKIGAKRDGTLVAGEMKAYVDIGSHHVQALAFLGVLAGWWHSLYRLPNMKYEGMAIYTNKAPACAMQGYGAPQVTFGVETTMTMLAEKLGMDPIELRVKNYVGLGEVFWGQGPTIRSVIHSDGVKELLFKGAELIGYKDRGDPKTKTGRFRRGIGFARGFHTSGTGAPVPGEVKDYSTAQVKVNEDGSIDVLTALMDHGGGTLDALAKLVAEEFGVPFEKVGVSPADTRSTGYDVCTHATRGVYCGGGAVLEVARDAKNVLLGYASRILDAPVASLKIRPDEEQKQGVIYVEGMPEKHLTIREVAQTAMNKNWGTAIASKSVRMVNCPPCFTTYYVQVLVDMETGRVKIEKVVAGSDAGTVINPTLARGQLHGGFYRGAGMALVEDAEYDEKTGKLRCNGLLTEYKMLGAADLPDPEDVQTFFAGTREPTGPMGAKGIGESALNPVAAAVALAIQNATGIYFTKLPIRPEDIFEAVLGD
- a CDS encoding xanthine dehydrogenase family protein subunit M; this translates as MSNSQVITHDFDYYSPKSVTEALDILKMPGTRALAGGTDVLNEIKTGGDKPGALVYIMGIKELDFLVWEGGLKIGATTLFSTLEEDQGIREKYPALHDAVKSMGAVQIKNLATPAGNLCTASPGADSAPPLMALNAQVEISTKNEKGEIERRNVRVEDFFTGPRKTVLQPGELITAISIPEPSPESGSAFRKIARVTLSIAKINCAVYVVRDGDTCAEVRAALGGVAPKPVRASNFEKALAGQKLSESSLARAAEALSEDISPRNARSTAAYKRHAASFLIRDVFEAAWERSGGEVAK
- a CDS encoding (2Fe-2S)-binding protein yields the protein MGKVWRGGGKVKIPIVLKVNGKEYRLEVKPNEILLNVLRDRLHLTGTKYGCGIGECGACIVLRNGKAIASCQTLAVSQDGQEITTIEGLAKDGKLHPLQETFVEEGAVQCGFCTSGMILSAKALLDSNPSPTTEEVKDAIRGNLCRCTGYVNIVRAIKVAAEKMRKPDSE